In one Sphingobacterium daejeonense genomic region, the following are encoded:
- a CDS encoding NAD-binding protein, which yields MEKETEHADINSVKKLGHIVIIGNAEEENTLIEAGIKRASTLIAFLENEQTVIEIIESVQDIYDESKCTNHLKAYLHISNPRLIDLVKNTGIHFQKNNIDLHFFNIQKMLARQFFAQIPIDLQSSGNQLSDIKKIVFLGYGDFAKAMLIQVMRIFHISTANDLQVSIYSEKADKDRKYFQEQFPKAQKIFPIVFKNFDGSYNDVIEQEKLVDNDADVLFITSFDQDQQNLNAALEILNKTQQVSFPIYVLNAEGKGLRKLIRSSDEIDRIKFFWSDGRYL from the coding sequence ATTGAAAAAGAAACTGAACATGCCGATATAAATTCAGTCAAAAAACTAGGACATATTGTAATCATTGGAAATGCTGAGGAGGAAAATACCCTCATCGAAGCTGGAATCAAGAGAGCATCAACTCTAATTGCGTTTTTGGAAAATGAACAAACTGTTATCGAAATCATAGAGTCTGTACAGGATATCTATGATGAATCTAAATGCACAAATCACCTAAAAGCTTATTTGCATATCAGTAATCCTCGTTTAATTGACCTTGTTAAGAATACAGGCATTCATTTTCAGAAAAACAATATCGACCTACATTTCTTCAACATCCAAAAGATGTTAGCACGACAGTTCTTTGCTCAAATCCCAATTGATTTGCAATCAAGTGGAAACCAATTGTCTGATATTAAAAAAATAGTATTCTTGGGATATGGAGATTTTGCGAAAGCGATGCTGATTCAAGTGATGAGAATATTCCATATTTCAACTGCAAATGACCTTCAAGTTTCTATCTATTCTGAAAAAGCCGATAAAGACAGAAAATATTTTCAAGAGCAATTTCCTAAAGCTCAGAAAATATTCCCAATTGTCTTTAAAAATTTTGATGGATCATACAATGATGTGATAGAACAGGAGAAATTGGTGGACAATGATGCGGATGTTTTGTTTATAACCAGTTTCGATCAAGATCAACAAAACCTGAATGCCGCTTTAGAGATATTGAACAAAACTCAACAAGTCTCCTTTCCTATTTATGTTTTGAATGCAGAAGGTAAGGGCCTTCGGAAGTTAATCCGTTCTTCTGATGAAATTGACAGAATCAAGTTTTTTTGGTCAGATGGAAGATATTTGTGA
- a CDS encoding LacI family DNA-binding transcriptional regulator, giving the protein MNRQKNWFKEYAEKHNYIPNKVARTLKTGKTNTIGVIVFNISSTFISQILDGIHKASQLEKYDIIIMQSRDDVNLEKHAIEVLRIRGIDGLLISPVSYNSNFNQLRDLQDSGIPVVLFDRVNHNIETHKVGIDNKLSAYEATKHLLDSGKKNILHITAKNIGVTADRLLGFKKCLKDHQIEFDNNLYLECDYGKHDEIEQSITKKLKFLKSKNIKVDAIFGATDDITTLTLGILAEMNIDVPREISVIGFSNIRIPNSLNPSLSTVVQPTEEIGMVAFQKLLEIINSKYPKEEFETIELKTKLIPRKSTLL; this is encoded by the coding sequence GTGAATCGACAAAAAAATTGGTTTAAAGAATATGCCGAAAAACATAATTATATCCCTAATAAGGTCGCTAGAACCTTAAAAACCGGAAAAACAAACACTATTGGCGTCATTGTTTTTAATATCAGCAGCACTTTTATTTCTCAAATCCTGGACGGTATTCACAAAGCATCTCAACTCGAAAAATATGATATAATCATTATGCAAAGTAGGGATGATGTCAATCTCGAGAAACATGCCATTGAAGTATTAAGGATCCGCGGGATTGATGGACTTTTGATTTCCCCTGTTTCCTATAATTCTAATTTCAACCAGCTTAGAGATCTGCAAGATTCAGGCATACCTGTGGTTCTTTTCGACAGGGTAAACCACAATATCGAAACCCATAAAGTCGGTATTGACAATAAACTGAGTGCCTATGAAGCAACGAAACATCTATTGGACTCCGGCAAGAAAAACATCTTGCATATTACAGCAAAAAATATCGGAGTGACAGCAGATAGGCTATTGGGTTTTAAGAAATGCCTCAAAGATCATCAAATAGAATTCGACAACAATTTATATCTAGAATGTGATTATGGAAAACACGATGAAATCGAACAGTCCATTACCAAGAAGTTGAAATTTCTAAAATCTAAAAATATTAAAGTTGATGCCATATTTGGAGCAACAGACGATATTACTACCCTGACCTTAGGAATCCTCGCTGAAATGAACATCGATGTTCCAAGAGAAATTTCAGTAATTGGATTTTCAAATATTCGCATACCAAATTCTCTGAATCCGTCATTATCCACGGTAGTCCAACCAACAGAAGAAATTGGAATGGTTGCATTTCAGAAATTGTTGGAAATCATAAACTCAAAATACCCTAAGGAAGAATTTGAAACTATTGAATTGAAAACAAAACTGATTCCCCGAAAATCAACTTTATTATAG
- a CDS encoding efflux RND transporter periplasmic adaptor subunit, which yields MYHRSKSVRNIELRALEKGYLEQIFVDEGQTVRKGQLLFRIMPRMYQAELNKQMAEVDVAQIEVQNTQNLSDKDIVSPNELAMAKAKLERAKAEAAIAKLHLSFTEIRAPFDGTIDRIPLKLGSLVDEGELLTSLSDNSQMFAYFNVSEPEYLDYQKNIASRGDNHVQLLLANNEPLEQKGIVETIEGEFDLETGNIAFRARFPNPNKLLRNGETGKVLMTVPMKHALLIPQKATYEVQDKKYVYVVQKDGKVVSQQIKIGASFPDLYVVAGGISPNDRILLEGLQKVKDGEKIKYAYVEPRESISNLKIRTE from the coding sequence ATGTATCACAGATCAAAATCCGTTAGAAACATTGAATTGCGAGCTTTGGAGAAGGGCTATCTGGAGCAGATCTTTGTCGATGAAGGGCAGACCGTTCGAAAAGGACAGTTGCTATTTCGTATTATGCCGAGGATGTACCAAGCAGAATTGAACAAGCAAATGGCTGAAGTCGACGTCGCTCAGATCGAAGTTCAAAATACCCAAAATCTTTCTGATAAAGACATTGTATCGCCCAACGAATTGGCGATGGCGAAAGCTAAGTTAGAACGCGCAAAAGCGGAAGCTGCCATTGCCAAGCTTCATCTGTCATTTACTGAAATTAGAGCTCCATTTGACGGAACTATTGATCGAATCCCATTAAAACTTGGAAGTTTGGTGGATGAAGGGGAGCTATTGACAAGCTTATCTGATAATAGCCAGATGTTTGCATATTTCAATGTTTCAGAACCGGAATATTTGGACTATCAGAAAAACATTGCTTCCCGCGGTGACAATCATGTTCAATTGCTTTTGGCCAACAATGAGCCTCTAGAACAAAAAGGTATTGTAGAAACAATTGAAGGTGAATTCGACTTAGAAACTGGAAATATTGCATTCCGCGCAAGATTTCCAAACCCCAATAAATTATTGAGAAACGGAGAGACCGGTAAAGTCTTGATGACCGTTCCGATGAAACATGCATTATTGATCCCACAAAAAGCTACTTATGAAGTACAGGACAAGAAATATGTCTATGTAGTTCAAAAAGACGGAAAAGTTGTCTCCCAACAAATTAAGATCGGAGCTTCATTTCCTGACCTATATGTAGTTGCTGGGGGTATTTCTCCAAATGACCGAATCCTGTTGGAGGGCTTACAGAAGGTAAAAGATGGCGAGAAAATCAAGTACGCCTATGTAGAGCCAAGGGAATCAATTTCCAATTTGAAGATCAGGACAGAATAA
- a CDS encoding toll/interleukin-1 receptor domain-containing protein has translation MENQDQDLTKKYKAFISYSHSDNQGEGRKWADWLHHALETYEIPEDLIGKKNAAGEEIPRQIYPVFQDEKELSASSSLSGSLTSALDRSEFLIYLSSPKSARSTYVRDELKYFKQTGKSQKIIALIIKGEPEYGKENTDAQCFPDELRYNIDETGKILYDQPEEVLAADVRIPNTQEEGFTSAEGYRRYLHDKGTPNHQIKGLVDEYKKRLDLALLKIISGILGVPLAELTKRDQAYQLEKIKQKNRNIKRIATAIGALGVIAILAGIFACNQRKFSLEKSCEIIICIRNKQAYGK, from the coding sequence ATGGAAAATCAAGATCAGGACCTAACAAAAAAATACAAAGCATTTATTAGTTATAGCCATAGTGACAATCAAGGGGAAGGCAGAAAGTGGGCAGATTGGTTGCATCATGCTTTAGAAACTTATGAAATCCCCGAGGATTTAATTGGAAAGAAGAATGCTGCCGGTGAAGAAATACCCAGGCAGATATATCCTGTTTTTCAAGATGAAAAAGAATTATCAGCTAGTTCTAGCCTTAGTGGCTCCTTAACATCAGCCTTAGACCGTTCTGAATTCCTTATTTATTTGAGTTCTCCCAAATCAGCAAGATCAACATATGTCAGGGATGAACTTAAATATTTTAAGCAAACTGGAAAATCTCAAAAAATTATCGCTCTGATCATAAAAGGCGAACCAGAATATGGGAAAGAAAATACCGATGCCCAATGTTTCCCAGATGAGTTGAGGTATAACATTGACGAGACCGGCAAAATCCTTTATGATCAACCCGAGGAGGTATTGGCTGCAGATGTCAGAATTCCAAATACGCAAGAAGAAGGATTCACCTCAGCAGAAGGGTACAGAAGATATTTGCATGATAAAGGTACACCAAATCATCAAATAAAAGGATTGGTCGATGAATACAAAAAAAGACTCGACCTTGCATTGTTAAAGATTATTTCTGGAATATTAGGTGTGCCATTGGCTGAATTAACCAAAAGGGACCAAGCCTACCAATTAGAAAAAATAAAGCAGAAAAACAGGAATATCAAAAGGATTGCAACTGCAATTGGGGCATTAGGAGTTATTGCAATATTGGCGGGCATCTTTGCATGTAATCAGAGAAAATTCAGCCTTGAAAAATCTTGCGAAATCATTATATGCATCAGGAATAAACAAGCTTACGGAAAGTGA
- a CDS encoding WD40 repeat domain-containing protein has product MVKWIVGFASAGDNSNVLQVWDATTRKQLIQRDDISSNQPRFPQFDEKDNAYVVNSDLEIVRYNMANDKKDILRPNLDSSFISLTAISPDSKFIVINKQSKDVIFFNTDTKQEQILIKNDQLVPTSAYFDKTSKTLYISRGLKEGNELTIYDLATDIPKEIFKKSTKLGSNPPAFSKDGNQIAFRNSEGLYYFNKSNGINWFLPGPFYIKFLGFTDNGNLYIGDEAQIVQVNTNNGSTLKNTELPRNIFFLTDLMKMMEKDPSDEDATSPDWSQYLVSNNSQTFIENKNTTPLRVAQYYEEGGLSHAHPGITNDEAFLRYKGKPALAKLNLKTGQKNNEFIKIPEEIALFLVLQKSKKILVKGISGKTYFFDASNGKPVGKPFDSQVKTYIFNKDETEVMARTSNKSFAAWDIATGKQTLNFAMDQDIPGFTVSPDFKTVVMVKPDGWSIMDIASKKVLAEGKETINSGAFSPTSEYLVIISKSGDAKVLKTTDYKPIFQVKTIAAPFIVFNNEGNVMALSEDATHMRLWNLETKKSFGQNIRISRFTQYFHFSDDDSKIFVQDDGERFAFAAKVVDAKSGNILTMPFINQKFDGIYIMPGDKQIMTVESLVNGMAIHVWETPGQVSMSKDQLARDLEKLYGKKYDNETGAILNYTDSTGDYNTWYFADPFLRTVSPSSNEKITDVLKKNYPIKNDANLQLLAVT; this is encoded by the coding sequence ATGGTAAAATGGATTGTTGGATTTGCAAGTGCTGGAGACAACAGCAATGTATTGCAAGTATGGGATGCAACAACCAGAAAACAGTTGATACAAAGAGATGATATTTCTTCTAACCAGCCTCGATTCCCCCAATTTGACGAGAAAGACAATGCTTACGTAGTCAATTCAGATCTTGAGATCGTCAGATATAATATGGCTAATGATAAAAAAGATATCCTCCGTCCGAATCTCGACAGTAGTTTTATTTCACTTACCGCTATTTCTCCAGATTCAAAATTCATAGTCATCAACAAACAATCAAAAGATGTTATATTTTTCAATACAGACACTAAACAAGAGCAAATATTAATCAAAAATGATCAACTGGTTCCTACATCAGCTTATTTTGACAAGACATCAAAAACTTTGTATATCAGTCGTGGCTTGAAGGAAGGTAATGAATTGACTATCTATGATTTGGCTACCGATATACCAAAGGAAATTTTCAAAAAGTCGACCAAATTGGGTTCAAACCCTCCTGCCTTTAGCAAGGATGGCAATCAAATTGCTTTTCGTAATTCTGAAGGTTTATATTATTTTAATAAAAGCAATGGTATCAATTGGTTTTTACCTGGTCCTTTTTACATCAAGTTTTTGGGATTCACTGACAATGGTAATTTATATATTGGTGATGAAGCTCAGATTGTACAGGTGAATACCAATAATGGATCTACATTAAAGAATACAGAATTACCGCGGAATATCTTCTTCTTGACAGACTTGATGAAAATGATGGAAAAGGATCCTAGTGACGAAGATGCAACATCACCTGATTGGTCCCAATATTTGGTAAGTAATAATTCTCAAACATTTATAGAAAATAAAAACACCACCCCATTAAGGGTAGCTCAATATTATGAAGAAGGAGGATTGTCACATGCCCATCCAGGAATCACAAATGATGAAGCATTTTTAAGATATAAGGGCAAACCTGCTTTGGCAAAGTTGAATTTAAAGACTGGTCAAAAAAACAATGAGTTCATCAAGATTCCAGAAGAAATTGCACTTTTTTTAGTTCTTCAAAAAAGTAAAAAGATATTGGTCAAGGGAATAAGTGGCAAAACCTATTTCTTTGATGCCAGCAATGGAAAACCTGTTGGGAAGCCTTTCGATTCCCAAGTAAAAACTTACATCTTCAATAAGGATGAAACCGAAGTAATGGCCAGGACAAGCAATAAAAGTTTTGCTGCTTGGGATATTGCTACCGGTAAACAGACCCTTAATTTTGCGATGGATCAAGATATTCCTGGCTTTACCGTAAGTCCAGATTTCAAAACCGTGGTGATGGTGAAACCTGATGGCTGGTCCATCATGGATATTGCATCCAAGAAAGTGTTAGCTGAAGGAAAAGAAACCATTAACAGTGGCGCTTTTAGCCCAACCAGCGAATACTTGGTTATCATCAGCAAAAGTGGAGATGCGAAAGTTTTGAAAACAACAGATTATAAACCAATATTTCAGGTTAAGACCATTGCTGCGCCATTTATAGTTTTCAATAACGAAGGGAATGTAATGGCCTTATCTGAAGATGCAACGCACATGCGACTTTGGAATTTGGAAACCAAAAAATCCTTCGGCCAAAATATTCGGATCAGTAGGTTTACGCAATATTTCCACTTTTCGGATGATGATTCTAAGATTTTTGTTCAGGATGATGGTGAGAGATTTGCTTTTGCTGCAAAAGTCGTTGATGCAAAATCAGGGAATATATTGACAATGCCGTTTATCAATCAGAAATTTGATGGAATCTATATCATGCCAGGCGATAAACAGATTATGACTGTGGAATCTTTGGTAAATGGAATGGCAATCCATGTATGGGAAACGCCAGGGCAAGTAAGTATGTCAAAAGATCAATTGGCAAGGGATTTGGAAAAATTATATGGCAAGAAATATGATAATGAGACTGGAGCTATCTTAAATTATACCGACAGCACCGGAGACTATAACACTTGGTATTTTGCAGATCCATTTTTACGTACTGTTTCGCCGAGCTCGAATGAAAAGATCACAGATGTACTGAAGAAGAATTATCCGATCAAGAATGACGCTAATTTGCAGTTATTGGCAGTAACATAA
- a CDS encoding RyR domain-containing protein, with product MEDICDLEFITGEKQDRLAQSIHDDYRKLLSGASSESSKYTSDWHTLTEDAKDANRAQADHIPYKFLMTGRNWPVHELQNIMFTDDEVEKLAIIEHNRWMAHRYINGWDFGEERNDDLKLHPSLIPWEILSESEKQKDRDTILLIKVLLNS from the coding sequence ATGGAAGATATTTGTGACTTAGAATTTATTACTGGCGAAAAACAAGATCGTTTAGCCCAGTCTATTCATGATGATTACAGAAAATTACTTTCTGGGGCAAGTTCCGAATCTTCGAAATATACTTCTGATTGGCATACCTTGACAGAAGATGCTAAAGACGCCAATCGGGCACAAGCAGATCATATACCTTATAAGTTTTTAATGACTGGCAGAAACTGGCCAGTTCATGAACTTCAAAACATAATGTTCACAGATGATGAGGTTGAAAAATTAGCCATAATCGAACATAACCGTTGGATGGCACATCGCTATATCAACGGTTGGGATTTTGGGGAAGAAAGGAACGATGACCTCAAATTGCATCCCTCCTTGATTCCATGGGAAATTCTCAGTGAGAGTGAAAAGCAAAAAGACCGCGACACCATCCTTCTTATTAAAGTATTATTAAACTCATAA
- a CDS encoding TolC family protein codes for METRTYKHFNWVVIGLLALTVVGCKVPQATQKKENKVLPGAFADSLASQDTSNSGNVKWREFFTDPNLITLIDTALKNNQELNITLQELEITKNDIMLRKGALKPIVGIGAGGGIEKVGRYTSQGAGDASTEMTPGHEIPDPLGDLNVSVFAHWEVDIWKKLKDSEQAAVNRYLATVEGKNFVLSSLIAEVANSYYELLALDNQLGIIRQNIELQEKALGVVKIQK; via the coding sequence ATGGAAACTAGAACATATAAACACTTCAATTGGGTTGTCATTGGTTTGTTGGCACTAACAGTCGTAGGCTGTAAAGTTCCACAGGCAACTCAGAAGAAAGAAAATAAGGTATTGCCTGGAGCGTTTGCTGATTCATTGGCATCGCAGGATACCAGCAATTCGGGGAATGTAAAATGGCGCGAATTCTTTACAGATCCGAATTTGATCACATTGATTGATACCGCTCTTAAAAACAATCAAGAATTGAACATTACTCTTCAAGAACTTGAGATCACCAAAAATGACATCATGCTTCGTAAAGGCGCATTGAAACCTATCGTAGGAATTGGTGCTGGTGGAGGTATTGAAAAGGTAGGGCGTTATACTTCTCAGGGGGCTGGCGATGCTTCGACTGAAATGACCCCCGGACATGAAATTCCTGATCCTTTGGGAGATTTGAATGTTTCGGTATTTGCGCATTGGGAGGTTGATATATGGAAGAAATTAAAAGATTCTGAGCAAGCAGCAGTCAACCGATACCTTGCAACAGTGGAAGGGAAGAACTTTGTTTTGAGCAGTTTGATAGCAGAAGTCGCAAATTCATATTATGAACTGTTGGCCTTGGACAATCAATTAGGCATCATCCGTCAGAATATCGAATTGCAAGAGAAAGCATTGGGCGTTGTCAAAATTCAAAAATAA
- a CDS encoding LacI family DNA-binding transcriptional regulator: protein MIERKTLKDIAKDLKLSVSTVSKSLSDSYEISESTKKLV, encoded by the coding sequence ATGATAGAACGTAAAACTTTAAAGGACATTGCAAAAGATTTAAAACTATCGGTATCAACTGTTTCCAAATCTCTCTCAGACAGCTATGAAATAAGTGAATCGACAAAAAAATTGGTTTAA
- a CDS encoding YceI family protein has product MATWNLDTAHSEIEFKVKHMMISTVKGHFENFNVVVDNSSDDLDAAKHVSVEIKTDSINTKNSQRDQHLKSEDFFAVTQFPDIKFVSTGIKKTDDDEYKLSGDLTIKEVTKPVTFDVEFGGIGKDPWGNQKAGYTVTGKINRNDFGLTWNAALETGGVMVSEDVKFQADLQFVLA; this is encoded by the coding sequence ATGGCAACTTGGAACTTAGACACCGCACACAGTGAAATTGAATTTAAAGTAAAACACATGATGATCTCTACCGTTAAGGGTCATTTTGAAAATTTCAACGTAGTAGTTGATAACAGCTCTGACGATTTAGATGCAGCAAAACATGTATCAGTAGAAATCAAAACTGATTCTATCAACACTAAAAACAGCCAACGTGATCAGCACTTGAAAAGTGAAGATTTCTTCGCTGTAACCCAATTCCCAGACATTAAATTTGTGTCTACAGGAATCAAAAAAACAGATGATGATGAATACAAATTGTCGGGTGATTTAACGATTAAAGAAGTTACGAAACCGGTAACATTTGATGTAGAATTCGGTGGTATTGGTAAAGATCCTTGGGGTAACCAAAAAGCTGGTTACACTGTAACAGGAAAAATCAATCGTAATGATTTTGGATTGACTTGGAATGCTGCGCTAGAAACTGGTGGAGTAATGGTAAGTGAAGATGTGAAGTTTCAAGCTGACTTACAATTCGTTCTTGCATAA
- a CDS encoding TolC family protein → MEFSTLQQIKETENRINFLLGRYPQNIVRNQSSFIDLVPATVKTGIPSQLLNNRPDILQAEHELAAAKLDVQVARKEFYPSLDISAAFGLQAFKPSYLFRLPESLLYNLAGDLTAPLLNKNAIKAEFNSANSRQVQAIYNYERTLLNAFTEVSTQLSNIDNLEKGYFYKNQEVDALNKSIDVSNELFKSSRADYLEVLMTQRDVLDAKLELIETKKQQLNAVVNVYKALGGGWK, encoded by the coding sequence ATGGAGTTTTCTACACTTCAACAGATTAAGGAAACTGAGAACAGGATCAACTTTCTGTTGGGTAGATATCCGCAGAATATTGTAAGGAATCAATCTAGTTTCATTGACTTGGTCCCAGCGACAGTAAAAACGGGTATTCCTAGTCAGTTATTGAACAACAGACCTGATATACTGCAAGCAGAACATGAGCTAGCTGCCGCAAAATTGGATGTTCAAGTTGCCAGAAAAGAGTTCTATCCTTCGTTGGACATTTCGGCAGCATTTGGGTTGCAAGCATTTAAGCCTTCCTATTTATTTAGATTGCCAGAATCCCTATTATATAATTTGGCAGGAGATTTAACGGCACCACTATTAAATAAAAATGCAATAAAAGCCGAATTTAATTCTGCGAATTCTAGGCAAGTGCAGGCAATTTATAATTATGAAAGAACGCTGTTGAATGCCTTCACGGAAGTATCGACACAACTTTCAAATATTGATAATCTAGAGAAAGGTTATTTCTACAAAAATCAAGAAGTTGATGCATTAAACAAATCAATTGATGTATCCAATGAATTGTTTAAATCATCGAGAGCAGATTATTTAGAGGTATTGATGACCCAAAGAGATGTCCTTGATGCAAAACTTGAATTAATAGAAACAAAAAAACAACAACTAAATGCCGTTGTTAATGTTTATAAAGCATTAGGTGGCGGTTGGAAATAA